One region of Fragaria vesca subsp. vesca linkage group LG4, FraVesHawaii_1.0, whole genome shotgun sequence genomic DNA includes:
- the LOC101303318 gene encoding lactoylglutathione lyase-like — protein MAAPNNLHEDVLQWVQKDNRRFLRANIRVGDLDRTIKFYTEFFGMKVLSRQDFPDQKYSTAVVAYGPEESHFVLGLTHHHDAAEKLDIGTAFDHFGLATQDVYGTVEKIRAAGGVISREPGPIAEGGRTIFAFVNDPDGYSFELILRPPTPEPLCQICLNVTDIDRSIEFYQKALGMNLLLQKYDAPQFQYTIAMVGYGDDFTQTTIIELKYNYNVTEYTKGNGYAMLAIGTDDVYKSGAAVELVNKELGGQTIRPPAVNPKTNTKITCFLDSDGFETVLVDNQDYADFNRKSKDKHGRP, from the exons ATGGCAGCTCCAAATAATCTCCATGAAGATGTGTTGCAATGGGTGCAGAAAGATAATCGTCGTTTCCTGCGTGCCAATATCCGAGTTGGTGATCTTGATCGAACCATTAA GTTCTACACAGAATTTTTTGGGATGAAAGTGTTGAGCAGGCAAGATTTCCCAGACCAAAAGTACTCAACTGCAGTCGTCGCGTATGGACCTGAAGAGAGTCATTTTGTTCTAGGGCTCACACACCACC ACGATGCAGCGGAGAAGTTAGACATCGGAACAGCCTTCGATCATTTTGGACTTGCAACCCAAGAT GTTTATGGAACGGTTGAAAAAATCCGAGCAGCAGGAGGAGTGATCTCACGTGAACCAGGGCCGATTGCAGAGGGCGGGAGGACTATTTTTGCCTTCGTTAACGATCCCGACGGCTACAGTTTCGAGCTCATCCTCAGGCCACCAACTCCAGAACCACTGTGTCAAATATGCCTTAATGTGACTGATATTGATCGGTCAATTGAATTCTACCAAAAG GCATTGGGAATGAACCTACTATTGCAAAAGTACGACGCTCCCCAGTTCCAG TATACTATAGCTATGGTGGGTTACGGTGACGATTTTACTCAGACGACGATTATCGAGTTGAAATATAACTACAATGTGACAGAGTATACCAAAGGAAATGGATATGCAATG CTTGCTATCGGCACTGATGATGTCTACAAGAGCGGTGCAGCTGTTGAACTGGTTAACAAGGAACTTGGAGGGCAAACAATTCGACCCCCGGCTGTAAATCCTAAAACCAACACCAAAATCACTTGCTTCCTTGATTCTGATGGCTTTGAAACG GTATTGGTGGACAATCAAGACTATGCTGACTTCAACAGAAAATCGAAGGACAAGCATGGCCGGCCTTGA
- the LOC101303894 gene encoding tetraacyldisaccharide 4'-kinase-like yields MEKLRKAVNEIAYTQHHAKLSHLQLSLIPILFFASSLYSAALSLRRALYRSGLITEHRLPVPVISVGNLTWGGNGKTPMVEFIANYLADSGISPLILTRGYAGGDEAKMLYRHFLGRPVKIGVGAKRAAVAAHFFERYGYVDPCSSKHSEGLCHGEKVGSCLSSEKIGTVILDDGMQHWSLQRNLEIVMINALTLWGNCHLIPRGPLREPLNALRRADVVVLHHADLVSKQNLEETDLMLREVNKSVPVFFTKMDPCYFFNVGNATSRKPVEDLSNTIVLCVSAIGSANAFAKGIEKIGAFYVDRLEFSDHHKFLAKDIEMIKRRLRELEDRFSSKPVVIVTEKDYDRDPNIFKHLDPYEVLSLCSKLKIIPNRGCTEDSFKKMLEVCR; encoded by the exons ATGGAGAAACTGAGAAAAGCCGTGAATGAAATAGCGTATACTCAACACCACGCTAAGCTCTCTCATCTCCAACTCTCTCTAATCCCCATTCTCTTCTTCGCCTCCTCCCTCTACTCCGCCGCTCTCTCTCTCCGCCGCGCTCTCTACCGTTCCGGCCTCATAACAGAGCACCG GTTGCCGGTGCCGGTGATCAGTGTTGGGAATTTGACATGGGGAGGCAATGGGAAGACTCCAATGGTGGAGTTCATTGCGAATTACTTAGCTGATTCTGGGATTTCGCCTCTCATTCTTACAAGG GGTTATGCTGGTGGGGATGAGGCCAAGATGCTTTATAGGCATTTTCTTGGAAGGCCTGTGAAGATTGGTGTGGGTGCAAAACGAGCAGCTGTTGCTGCTCATTTTTTCGAAAGATATGGTTATGTTGATCCTTGCTCAAGTAAACACTCTGAGGGACTCTGCCATGGTGAGAAAGTGGGGAGTTGTCTTAGCTCAGAAAAGATTGGCACCGTAATTCTTGATGATGGAATGCAG CACTGGAGCTTGCAGCGAAATCTGGAGATTGTTATGATTAATGCATTAACATTATGGGGCAACTGTCACTTAATCCCACGTGGACCATTGAGGGAACCTCTCAATGCGCTTAGACGGGCAGATGTTGTTGTACTCCATCATGCAGATTTG GTTTCAAAACAGAATCTTGAAGAAACTGACTTAATGCTAAGAGAAGTTAACAAGTCTGTTCCTGTTTTCTTCACGAAAATGGATCCCTGTTATTTCTTCAACGTGGGAAATGCCACCTCCAGAAAACCTGTAGAAGATTTGTCTAACACTATTGTATTATGTGTTTCTGCCATTGGTTCTGCAAATGCATTTGCAAAGGGAATAGAGAAG ATTGGAGCTTTTTATGTTGATCGACTTGAATTCAGTGACCACCACAAATTTCTGGCAAAG GATATTGAGATGATCAAAAGGAGGCTACGAGAACTGGAGGACAGGTTTAGTTCCAAGCCGGTTGTTATAGTAACAGAAAAG GATTATGATCGAGACCCAAATATTTTCAAGCACTTGGATCCTTATGAAGTTCTGTCACTCTGTTCCAAATTGAAGATCATACCTAACAGAGGATGCACTGAAGATAGCTTCAAAAAGATGTTGGAGGTTTGCAGGTGA
- the LOC101309343 gene encoding MATE efflux family protein ALF5-like — translation MEEENNENENNIGRQIDVEDAQNVGSLPIDLVSLSNLQMHSECCKEEGEESSPGTCCKNLLDIEEAKIQILFSLPAILTNLFFSLITLVSVMFAGHLGELQLAGAALANSWGNVTGFAFVVGLSGALETLCGQGFGSKSYRTLGIYLQASCIISLPFCSIISVVWLYTEPILILLHQDPEIAKSAALFLKYLIPGLFAYGLLQNILRFLQTQSVYVMPMVFSMISIVLHIAITYGLVHWTSLGFKGAPLAASVSLWISVLMLAFYVSRAKNFEHTWEGFSLESFKYIMTGLDLALPSATMECLEEGAFEIIVFMGGLMPNSTRTTSLLAMCVNTQEIGYMVTYGLSAAASTRVSNELGAGNSDQAKNAMLVTLKLSLILSFTIVLILTFGHNTWAGFFIDSSSNYAVLIEDFASMTPLLAISIVLDSLQGVFSGVARGCGWQHLAVYVNLGTFYIIGMTIAGLLGFVLKLYAKGLWTGLICGLFFQASTLLLITQLKKWTSDFQYVKASSQSSEI, via the exons ATGGAGGAAGAAAATAATGAGAACGAAAACAACATTGGAAGACAGATTGATGTTGAAGATGCACAGAATGTTGGCTCACTACCGATCGATCTTGTGTCCTTAAGTAATCTTCAAATGCATTCTGAAT GTTGCAAAGAAGAAGGAGAAGAAAGTTCACCAGGAACATGTTGTAAGAACCTATTAGACATTGAGGAGGCCAAGATACAGATATTGTTTTCGTTGCCAGCAATTCTCACCAATTTATTCTTCTCCTTGATCACATTGGTGTCTGTCATGTTTGCTGGCCATCTTGGTGAGCTTCAGTTAGCTGGTGCAGCCTTGGCTAATTCGTGGGGAAATGTTACAGGTTTTGCATTTGTG GTTGGATTAAGTGGAGCTCTTGAGACACTTTGTGGGCAAGGGTTTGGTTCAAAGTCATATAGAACGTTGGGGATTTATCTGCAAGCTTCTTGTATCATATCTCTTCCGTTCTGCTCCATCATATCTGTAGTATGGTTGTATACAGAACCAATACTTATTCTACTCCATCAAGATCCTGAAATTGCAAAATCCGCAGCTCTTTTCTTAAAATATCTGATTCCCGGATTATTTGCATATGGCCTCTTGCAAAATATCTTGAGATTTCTTCAGACTCAATCCGTATATGTCATGCCAATGGTCTTCTCCATGATCTCCATTGTACTTCATATTGCAATAACTTATGGTTTGGTACATTGGACATCTCTTGGTTTTAAGGGAGCTCCACTAGCTGCGTCAGTTTCGCTTTGGATATCGGTTCTTATGTTGGCCTTCTATGTTAGCCGTGCAAAGAATTTTGAGCATACGTGGGAAGGATTTTCATTAGAATCATTCAAATATATCATGACTGGTTTGGACCTTGCTCTTCCCTCCGCAACAATGGAATG TTTGGAGGAGGGGGCTTTCGAGATCATTGTGTTTATGGGAGGATTGATGCCAAACTCAACAAGAACCACTTCATTACTTGCAATGTG TGTGAACACACAAGAAATTGGTTACATGGTTACATATGGCCTCAGCGCTGCTGCTAG TACAAGGGTGTCAAATGAATTAGGGGCAGGCAACTCGGATCAAGCAAAGAATGCGATGCTTGTGACTCTTAAGCTCTCGCTGATTCTTTCTTTTACAATTGTTCTGATTTTGACATTTGGTCACAATACCTGGGCAGGCTTCTTCATTGACAGCTCTTCAAATTATGCAGTACTAATAGAGGACTTTGCTTCTATGACACCACTTCTTGCAATTTCAATAGTTCTTGATTCCTTGCAAGGTGTCTTTTCAG GTGTGGCAAGAGGATGTGGGTGGCAACACTTGGCTGTGTATGTGAACTTGGGCACATTTTATATTATTGGCATGACAATTGCTGGTCTTCTTGGATTTGTGTTGAAACTTTATGCCAAG GGCTTGTGGACTGGTTTAATCTGTGGTCTCTTCTTCCAAGCAAGCACACTATTGTTGATTACACAGCTCAAGAAATGGACATCTGATTTCCAGTACGTCAAAGCATCTTCACAAAGCAGTGAAATCTGA
- the LOC101309631 gene encoding putative B3 domain-containing protein Os03g0621600-like — protein sequence MELEGDRKKVKNIMLNGAIEIAKVMKKTRFVLGEFWRIPHKFTRYHIRPSLGKCVLRGPCGKRSVELERRKNGLFFHSHGWHSFVKDHLLQFGDFLVFQYDGKSKFKVKVYDRTCCEIDVEVPKRRNGLPTAPSVNEGYQLAWVKDEILDGLETENCNSDTENADKRRRNNYGRTPKVEDGKETSTRPIIFKSEYSCFQATLKGRCSRYRMAIPKDLVVSKGLKSKNTVEIEDSTGRLWPAKLVKGNYVSMSTGWGECSKANNIVVGDTVVFEFVQQTVMRLHVFKKGLGTRGGNNVYFCGT from the exons ATGGAGCTGGAGGGCGATCGCAAGAAGGTCAAGAACATCATGCTCAATGGCGCCATCGAGATTGCTAAGGTCATGAAGAAAACCAGATTCGTTCTTGGGGAGTTCTGG CGTATACCACATAAGTTTACCAGGTACCATATTCGACCATCACTTGGCAAATGTGTTCTTAGAGGCCCTTGTGGAAAAAGAAGTGTGGAGCTGGAAAGGAGAAAGAATGGCTTGTTCTTCCACAGTCATGGTTGGCATAGCTTTGTGAAGGATCATCTTTTACAATTTGGCGACTTTCTGGTTTTCCAATATGATGGTAAATCAAAGTTTAAGGTTAAAGTATATGATCGAACATGTTGTGAGATAGATGTAGAAGTGCCCAAGAGGAGAAATGGCCTTCCTACTGCTCCCTCAGTGAATGAAGGCTACCAATTAGCTTGGGTAAAAGATGAAATTCTTGATGGCCTGGAAACCGAAAACTGCAATAGTGACACTGAAAATGCTGACAAGAGAAGGC GAAATAATTATGGAAGGACGCCAAAGGTTGAGGATGGTAAAGAAACATCGACTAGACCCATCATCTTCAAATCGGAGTATTCATGTTTTCAAGCAACTTTGAAGGGAAGGTGTTCACGATATAGGATG GCTATTCCAAAGGATCTAGTCGTGTCCAAAGGGCTTAAGAGTAAGAATACTGTAGAAATTGAAGACTCAACTGGGAGATTGTGGCCTGCGAAGCTTGTCAAAGGGAACTATGTGTCCATGTCAACAGGTTGGGGAGAATGTTCTAAAGCCAACAACATTGTTGTTGGGGACACCGTTGTTTTTGAGTTTGTTCAGCAAACTGTAATGCGCCTTCATGTTTTTAAAAAAGGTCTGGGAACAAGAGGAGGAAATAATGTCTATTTCTGTGGTACTTGA